From a region of the Paenibacillus lutimineralis genome:
- the ssb gene encoding single-stranded DNA-binding protein → MLNRVILIGRLTKDPELRYTPSGVAVTQFTVAVDRPFTSQGGEREADFIPVVTWRQLAETCANYLRKGRLVAVEGRIQVRNYENNEGKRVYVTEVIADNVRFLESSREGGSGGGQREDNPIGGGNAGRSNNNNYSRSNQQDDPFSDDGKPIDISDDDLPF, encoded by the coding sequence TTGTTGAACCGTGTTATTCTGATCGGACGTCTTACCAAGGATCCGGAGCTAAGATATACACCATCCGGAGTGGCTGTTACTCAGTTCACTGTAGCTGTTGATAGACCGTTCACATCGCAAGGTGGCGAACGAGAAGCGGACTTCATTCCAGTTGTAACCTGGAGACAGCTTGCCGAGACATGCGCGAATTACTTGCGTAAAGGTCGTCTGGTTGCCGTTGAAGGACGCATTCAAGTGCGGAATTATGAAAATAACGAAGGTAAACGTGTCTACGTCACCGAAGTCATTGCTGATAATGTCCGTTTCTTGGAATCGAGCCGTGAAGGTGGATCTGGCGGCGGACAGCGGGAGGATAATCCTATTGGAGGCGGTAACGCAGGCCGCAGCAATAATAACAATTATTCGCGCAGCAATCAACAGGATGATCCATTCTCTGATGACGG